One genomic region from Rattus norvegicus strain BN/NHsdMcwi chromosome 10, GRCr8, whole genome shotgun sequence encodes:
- the Efcab3 gene encoding EF-hand calcium-binding domain-containing protein 3: protein MAISGFKGTLKLKPLKTPVFYKRDKDFRGYFSGHLQHKETKLSPAQLEAFRNAYNFFTKDRTGCIDSHGLMSTVAKLGMNLNAYDIYNELKCADRDRDGKINFSDFIDVLTDKKLFLKAVVPEKRICLDLANNPGILLFEILSKFVEISALHRKDIIELVSYFRKKFQESNSEILWSPYGRRAFKTDICSPPRSSTAAFANSARISIMKERDLYKFLEALKRCNLRTDSPYSKIPVFPLFPDVDGVVLGKPFKDTQKLEMLRKREPLSFFEDYFFNKRDWKTQAMNVKPLKSASGYSDDILAIDQLFKKKQHWTVSDAVALKQHVKRATDTYHLGIALDHRKEMLNLWKKIRGDLVGLESNNESFYNTFSTYTWSWNVCQELLSAKDLRLHDANVNKTSPSNSGLSSPSDLSESDPETGRKRKRKSSRGFRQ from the exons ATGGCAATCTCGGGATTTAAAGGCACGCTGAAGCTGAAACCCTTAAAAACACCTGTCTTTTACAAGAG AGATAAAGATTTTCGAGGGTATTTCTCAGGCCATTtacaacacaaagaaacaaagctgAGCCCGGCACAACTGGAAG CCTTCCGTAACGCTTACAACTTCTTCACCAAGGACAGAACCGGCTGTATTGATTCACACGGATTGATGAGCACTGTAGCAAAACTGGGAATGAATCTAAACGCATACGATATCTACAATGAATTAAAATGTGCCGATCGTGACA GGGATGGTAAGATCAACTTCTCAGATTTTATAGATGTGCTGACAGATAAGAAACTCTTCCTCAAAGCTGTGG TTCCAGAAAAGAGAATATGCTTAGATTTAGCTAACAATCCAGGGATCTTATTGTTTGAAATCCTATCAAAGTTTGTAGAGATTTCAGCCCTGCACAGAAAGGATATAATAGAGTTAGTAAG CTATTTCCGGAAAAAGTTCCAGGAAAGCAACTCAGAAATACTGTGGAGTCCGTACGGGAGAAGGGCCTTTAAGACAGACATATGCTCTCCTCCTCGCTCAAGCACTGCTGCCTTTGCCAACTCTGCCAGGATCTCAATAATGAAAGAACGGGATTTGTATAAGTTTCTTGAAGCGCTCAAAC GGTGTAACCTCCGTACAGATAGCCCATACTCAAAAATACCTGTGTTTCCATTGTTTCCTGACGTGGATGGGGTGGTGTTGGGAAAGCCATTCAAAGACACACAGAAACTAGAAATGCTAAGGAAAAGGGAGCCTCTGTCTTTTTTTGAGGACtattttttcaataaaagagattggaaaacacag GCCATGAACGTGAAACCTCTCAAGTCTGCCTCAGGTTATTCAGATGACATCTTAGCCATTGACCAGCTATTCAAGAAGAAGCAACATTGGACTGTGTCTGATGCAGTCGCTCTCAAACAGCAT GTAAAGAGAGCCACAGATACTTATCACTTAGGAATTGCCCTTGACCACCGGAAAGAAATGctgaacctctggaagaagatCCGAGGGGATCTGGTTGGGCTGGAAAGCAACAATGAGTCCTTTTACAATACCTTCTCTACCTACACCTGGTCGTGGAACGTGTGCCAGGAGCTGCTCTCCGCTAAGGACTTGCGGTTGCACGACGCTAACGTGAACAAAACCTCCCCCTCCAACTCGGGGTTATCTTCCCCATCTGACCTCAGTGAGTCTGACCCGGAGACgggaaggaaaaggaaacggAAAAGTTCCAGAGGCTTTCGGCAATGA